The proteins below come from a single Asanoa ferruginea genomic window:
- a CDS encoding 6-pyruvoyl trahydropterin synthase family protein produces the protein MFSVTVRDHMMIAHSFRGEVFGPAQQLHGATFLVDATFRRAELDADGIVVDIARASDELKAIVGQFNLHNLDDDPTLAGVNTTTEVLAKVIADRLAERATAGDLGEGGRELAGITVTLHESHIAWASYERSL, from the coding sequence ATGTTCAGCGTTACCGTGCGCGACCACATGATGATCGCCCACAGCTTCCGCGGCGAGGTCTTCGGCCCGGCGCAGCAGTTGCACGGCGCGACCTTCCTGGTCGACGCCACCTTCCGCCGCGCCGAGCTCGACGCCGACGGCATCGTGGTCGACATCGCGCGCGCGTCCGACGAGCTCAAGGCCATCGTGGGGCAGTTCAACCTGCACAACCTCGACGACGACCCGACGCTGGCCGGGGTCAACACGACGACCGAGGTGCTCGCCAAGGTCATCGCCGACCGGCTGGCCGAGCGGGCGACGGCCGGCGATCTCGGCGAGGGCGGCCGTGAGCTGGCCGGGATCACCGTGACCCTGCACGAATCGCACATCGCGTGGGCGAGCTACGAGCGATCGTTGTGA
- a CDS encoding TetR/AcrR family transcriptional regulator: MTDAQPIWTRPERGSRGPTPGHSRDEIVAAAIALADAEGLPAVSMRAVATALGTTAGSLYRYLSSRDDLLDLMTDHAVAELQPYPEPAGSWVDQMLQLAAGQLELHRRHRWLADVVQRPSAVGPAALAWFDHCLGVLEPTLAPTAAKFEAIAVVTGTVVLFSRNPPANARNPFANLDPATYPHLTTALATPGNPPRSDLFERALRSLLTGLLDNKN; this comes from the coding sequence GTGACCGACGCGCAACCCATCTGGACCCGTCCCGAACGCGGCAGTCGTGGCCCGACACCCGGGCACAGCCGGGACGAGATCGTGGCCGCCGCCATCGCGCTGGCCGATGCTGAGGGGCTCCCCGCGGTGTCGATGCGCGCCGTCGCCACCGCGCTGGGGACGACCGCAGGCTCGCTCTATCGCTACCTGTCGTCGCGCGACGACCTGCTCGACCTCATGACCGACCATGCCGTGGCCGAGTTGCAGCCCTACCCCGAACCGGCCGGCAGCTGGGTCGACCAGATGCTCCAACTAGCGGCCGGGCAGCTCGAACTGCACCGCCGACACCGTTGGCTCGCCGACGTCGTGCAACGGCCGTCGGCGGTGGGACCGGCCGCACTGGCCTGGTTTGACCACTGTCTGGGTGTCCTTGAACCGACCCTGGCACCCACCGCCGCCAAGTTCGAGGCGATCGCCGTCGTCACCGGCACCGTCGTTCTCTTCAGCCGTAACCCGCCCGCGAACGCCCGAAACCCGTTCGCGAACCTCGACCCGGCGACCTATCCGCACCTGACCACGGCACTGGCCACACCCGGCAACCCGCCGCGGAGCGATCTCTTCGAGCGCGCCCTGCGGTCACTCCTGACCGGCTTGCTCGATAACAAGAACTGA
- a CDS encoding glycosyltransferase family 4 protein: MNLSPPGGVHVIVPDEIDDPSAPSGGNAYDRRVFDGLAALGWAVREHPVPVGTALGPVLDTLPDGALVLVDGLLATSVPVDRVGRLRLVVLVHMIFGGPGEREVLAAADALLTTSEWSRRNVLDTYGLPAFVAAPGVEPQPVTPPGATGSRLLCVAAVLPHKGHDVLAKALAMLPEAGWTCVCVGSLSRAPEFASDVRAGAPAGMRFVGPRTGADLDAAYADADLLVLPSRADSYGMVVTEALARGIPVLTTTAQGLPDTLGRAPDGSRPGLLVPPDDPAALAAALRRWLTEPSARDALRASAQLRRTTLTGWPVTAKLASDVLSTVAMRESTSR, translated from the coding sequence GTGAACCTTTCGCCGCCGGGCGGCGTACACGTCATCGTGCCTGACGAGATCGACGACCCGAGCGCGCCGAGTGGCGGCAACGCCTACGACCGGCGGGTCTTCGATGGTCTGGCGGCGCTCGGCTGGGCGGTCCGGGAACACCCGGTCCCGGTCGGCACGGCCCTGGGCCCGGTGCTCGACACGCTGCCCGACGGCGCGCTCGTCCTGGTCGACGGGCTGCTGGCCACCTCGGTCCCGGTCGACCGGGTCGGCCGCCTGCGACTCGTGGTGCTGGTCCACATGATCTTCGGCGGGCCTGGTGAGCGCGAGGTGCTGGCGGCCGCCGACGCGCTGCTGACCACCAGCGAGTGGAGCCGGCGCAACGTGCTCGACACCTACGGCCTGCCGGCCTTCGTGGCCGCACCCGGGGTCGAGCCGCAGCCGGTCACGCCGCCCGGCGCGACCGGGTCCCGGCTGCTCTGCGTGGCCGCCGTGCTGCCGCACAAGGGGCACGACGTGCTGGCCAAGGCGCTGGCGATGCTGCCGGAGGCCGGCTGGACGTGCGTGTGCGTCGGTTCGCTGTCGCGGGCACCCGAATTCGCCTCGGACGTGCGCGCCGGCGCGCCGGCCGGCATGCGTTTCGTCGGGCCGCGCACCGGCGCCGACCTCGACGCCGCCTACGCCGACGCCGACCTGCTGGTGCTGCCGTCCCGCGCCGACTCCTACGGCATGGTGGTGACCGAGGCGCTGGCCCGCGGCATCCCGGTGCTGACCACGACCGCCCAGGGGCTGCCCGACACGCTGGGCCGGGCGCCGGACGGCAGCCGCCCGGGGCTGCTGGTACCGCCCGACGACCCGGCCGCGCTCGCCGCCGCGCTGCGGCGCTGGCTCACCGAACCGTCCGCCCGCGATGCGCTGCGCGCGTCGGCCCAACTGCGTCGAACGACGCTGACGGGCTGGCCGGTCACCGCGAAGCTGGCTTCCGATGTCCTGTCCACGGTCGCGATGCGGGAGAGCACGAGCAGATGA
- a CDS encoding methionine synthase produces the protein MPGDDIAEAQRVVFGELPDLPHLAELPDRGPGADIIGRTSAFLVDLPVELYVGTWRIAARPGRDLRRAADFLDRDLDQLTEQGDGFTGVVKVQAAGPYTLAANVDLPVGGRLLRDPGAVRDLITSLTEGLRTHVDDVRRRLPGATVLLQVDEPALPTVLAGHVPTESGFSAYRAVETNTAADALRALVSGVGAPVTFHCCAADVPISLFVSAGASALSLDLSLVGSLDPLGEAIDAGVGLLAGVAPTSGARAPGHKDLVDRVRGVWNQLGFSADLLRRQVVVTPTCGLAGASATYAKDVLAACRDAGRRLVEE, from the coding sequence ATGCCCGGCGACGACATCGCCGAGGCACAACGGGTGGTGTTCGGGGAGCTGCCGGACCTGCCGCACCTCGCCGAGTTGCCCGACCGCGGCCCCGGCGCCGACATCATCGGCCGCACCTCGGCGTTCCTGGTCGACCTGCCGGTCGAGCTCTACGTCGGCACCTGGCGGATCGCCGCGCGGCCGGGGCGCGACCTGCGCCGCGCCGCCGACTTCCTCGACCGCGACCTCGACCAGCTCACCGAGCAGGGTGACGGCTTCACGGGTGTGGTCAAGGTGCAGGCGGCCGGGCCCTACACGCTGGCGGCCAACGTCGACCTGCCGGTCGGCGGGCGGCTGCTGCGCGACCCGGGCGCGGTCCGCGACCTGATCACGTCGTTGACCGAAGGGCTGCGGACCCACGTCGACGACGTACGCCGCCGGCTGCCGGGTGCGACCGTGCTGCTCCAGGTCGACGAGCCGGCGTTGCCGACGGTGCTGGCCGGGCACGTGCCGACCGAGAGCGGGTTCAGCGCCTACCGGGCGGTGGAGACCAACACGGCCGCCGACGCGCTGCGGGCGCTGGTCAGCGGGGTCGGCGCCCCGGTCACGTTCCATTGCTGCGCGGCCGACGTACCCATTTCGCTGTTCGTCTCGGCTGGTGCTTCGGCCCTTTCCCTTGATCTTTCGTTGGTCGGCTCGCTCGATCCGCTGGGCGAGGCGATCGACGCCGGGGTTGGCCTGCTGGCTGGCGTGGCGCCGACCAGCGGTGCGCGGGCGCCCGGTCACAAAGATCTTGTTGATCGGGTACGCGGGGTCTGGAACCAGCTCGGCTTCAGCGCTGACCTGCTGCGCCGCCAGGTCGTGGTCACGCCGACCTGCGGGCTGGCCGGTGCCTCGGCGACCTACGCCAAGGACGTGCTGGCGGCCTGCCGCGACGCCGGTCGGCGTCTGGTCGAGGAATAG
- a CDS encoding zinc-dependent alcohol dehydrogenase: protein MSRSERAFWVVAPGAGEVRPADVAEPGPDEVRVRTIRSGVSRGTETLVFRGAVPESQHTAMRAPFQEGDFPGPVKYGYLNVGVVAEGPAELRGRTVFCLYPHQTGYVVPATAVVPVPDDVPPARAVLAGTVETAVNALWDAAPLVGDRVTVVGGGMVGCGVARLLARFPGVAVELVDVDPARAATAAALEVDFAHPEDAATDRDLVFHASAAEAGLRRSLELLRPEGTVIELSWYGDREVSVPLGAGFHSGRLNIRASQVGMVAPARRSSRSYADRLALALELLRDPAFDALVSGQHPFERLPEVLSALASGSLAGLCHVITYGE, encoded by the coding sequence ATGAGCCGCTCGGAACGGGCATTCTGGGTGGTCGCGCCCGGTGCTGGCGAGGTCCGACCGGCCGATGTCGCGGAGCCCGGTCCCGACGAGGTCCGGGTGCGCACGATCCGCTCCGGCGTGAGCCGTGGCACGGAGACGCTGGTGTTCCGCGGCGCGGTGCCGGAGAGCCAGCACACCGCCATGCGGGCGCCGTTCCAGGAGGGTGATTTCCCTGGTCCGGTGAAATACGGCTACCTCAACGTCGGCGTCGTCGCGGAGGGCCCGGCCGAGTTGCGCGGGCGCACCGTCTTCTGCCTTTACCCCCATCAGACGGGGTACGTCGTGCCGGCCACCGCGGTCGTCCCGGTGCCCGACGACGTCCCGCCCGCGCGCGCGGTGCTGGCCGGCACGGTGGAGACCGCCGTCAACGCCCTCTGGGACGCCGCGCCGCTGGTCGGCGACCGGGTCACCGTGGTCGGCGGCGGGATGGTCGGCTGCGGCGTCGCGCGGCTGCTGGCCCGCTTCCCGGGCGTCGCGGTCGAACTCGTCGACGTCGACCCGGCACGGGCCGCCACGGCCGCCGCCCTCGAGGTCGATTTCGCCCATCCGGAGGACGCCGCGACCGACCGTGACCTGGTCTTCCACGCCAGCGCGGCGGAGGCCGGGCTGCGCCGCTCGCTGGAGTTGCTCCGGCCGGAGGGCACGGTGATCGAGCTGAGCTGGTATGGCGACCGCGAGGTGAGCGTGCCGCTCGGTGCCGGGTTCCACTCGGGACGCCTGAACATCCGGGCCAGCCAGGTCGGCATGGTCGCGCCGGCCCGCCGGTCGAGCCGTTCCTACGCCGACCGCCTCGCCCTGGCCCTCGAGTTGCTCCGCGACCCGGCGTTTGACGCGCTGGTCAGCGGGCAGCACCCCTTCGAGCGACTGCCCGAGGTGCTGTCAGCCCTCGCGTCTGGCAGCCTTGCCGGGTTGTGCCACGTCATCACCTACGGAGAGTAG
- a CDS encoding class I SAM-dependent methyltransferase, producing the protein MTSTLMPGVSPDWLSLREPADARSRAADLVDDLRERVGDAPRMVIHDLGCGTGSAARWLAPKLPAAQHWIMWDRDPDLLAAALAGKPDGITAATRVRDIGTLHAADLAGAALVTASALIDILTVDEVDAIASACAGAGVPALIMLSVVGRVEFTPADPFDAEVAAAFNAHQRRSVGGRRLLGPDAVAALDEAFARHGVATTLRPSPWQLGADDRALLEVWFREWLAAAVDQVPALAAPAAGYARRRTAEIAEGRLTASVHHVDLLALP; encoded by the coding sequence ATGACGAGCACCCTGATGCCCGGGGTCAGCCCCGACTGGCTGAGCCTGCGCGAACCCGCCGACGCGCGGTCGCGCGCCGCCGACCTGGTCGACGACCTGCGCGAACGGGTCGGCGACGCGCCGCGCATGGTGATCCACGACCTCGGCTGCGGCACCGGATCGGCCGCCCGCTGGCTGGCGCCGAAACTCCCCGCGGCGCAGCACTGGATCATGTGGGACCGCGACCCGGACCTGCTCGCCGCCGCCCTGGCCGGGAAGCCGGACGGGATCACCGCGGCGACCCGGGTGCGCGACATCGGCACGCTGCACGCCGCCGACCTGGCCGGTGCCGCGCTGGTCACCGCCTCCGCGTTGATCGACATCCTGACCGTCGACGAGGTGGACGCGATCGCTTCGGCGTGCGCCGGGGCCGGCGTACCCGCGCTGATCATGCTTTCGGTCGTTGGCCGCGTGGAGTTCACGCCCGCGGACCCGTTCGACGCGGAGGTGGCCGCCGCGTTCAATGCGCACCAGCGGCGCAGCGTCGGCGGGCGCCGGCTGCTCGGCCCGGACGCGGTCGCCGCGCTGGATGAGGCGTTCGCCCGGCACGGGGTGGCGACCACGCTGCGGCCAAGCCCGTGGCAACTCGGCGCCGACGACCGGGCGCTGCTCGAGGTCTGGTTCCGGGAATGGCTGGCCGCGGCGGTCGACCAGGTGCCCGCGCTGGCCGCACCGGCTGCCGGCTATGCCCGGCGCCGCACGGCGGAGATCGCCGAGGGGCGGCTCACCGCGAGCGTCCACCACGTCGACCTGCTGGCCCTACCGTGA
- a CDS encoding GTP cyclohydrolase II — MDDATIRTQVSVPLRFPDGYSTLAEVFTFRGLADDREHIALGLGDWRGTLDRDEAPLVRPHSECLTGDVFGSERCDCGPQLREAVERISNAGGLLLYLRQEGRGIGLYAKLDAYALQDTGMDTYEANLALGHAEDERDYTVAAQMLGALGVSRIALLTNNPDKEEQLTSLGVKVTKRVPTRLHLSPANAGYLAAKARHARRTIEPDWLAS, encoded by the coding sequence ATGGACGACGCGACGATACGCACGCAGGTATCGGTCCCCCTTCGGTTCCCGGACGGCTACAGCACCCTCGCCGAAGTGTTCACGTTCCGCGGGCTGGCCGACGACCGCGAGCACATCGCGCTCGGGCTCGGCGACTGGCGCGGCACGTTGGACCGCGACGAGGCCCCGTTGGTGCGGCCGCACAGCGAGTGCCTGACCGGTGACGTGTTCGGCAGCGAGCGCTGCGACTGCGGCCCGCAGTTGCGCGAGGCGGTCGAGCGGATCAGCAACGCCGGCGGGCTGCTGCTCTACCTGCGGCAGGAGGGGCGGGGGATCGGGCTTTACGCGAAGCTCGACGCGTACGCGTTGCAGGACACCGGCATGGACACCTACGAGGCCAACCTCGCGCTCGGGCATGCCGAGGACGAACGCGACTACACGGTCGCCGCGCAGATGCTGGGCGCCCTGGGCGTGTCCCGGATCGCGTTGCTGACCAACAATCCCGACAAGGAAGAACAGCTCACTTCGTTGGGTGTGAAGGTGACCAAGCGGGTGCCGACCCGGTTGCATCTGTCCCCCGCCAATGCCGGCTACCTAGCCGCGAAAGCGAGGCACGCCCGGCGCACCATCGAACCCGATTGGCTCGCTTCGTGA
- a CDS encoding CDP-alcohol phosphatidyltransferase family protein, translated as MRMVRSGPLVGMFAQFTVLAAVAAAVGLGPLGWVAGAAFAISTMILLQHGLSSSGLSTYGPADWVTAGRTILIGAVAALVVDGIQRTPPVAMVVGLVVVALLLDGVDGQVARRTGTTSAFGARFDMEADSFLVLVLSAYVAHTAGWWVLAIGAMRYAFLAGIWSTRWMRGTLPPRYWRKVVAATQGIALVTATAGVLPFRPTLVLLLIAFALLLESFGRDVVWLWRDGHPVTRTRVIGRLLPRE; from the coding sequence ATGCGCATGGTTCGGTCCGGCCCGCTGGTCGGCATGTTTGCCCAGTTCACCGTGCTTGCGGCGGTGGCCGCGGCGGTTGGCCTCGGCCCCCTTGGCTGGGTGGCCGGCGCCGCGTTCGCGATCAGCACGATGATCCTGCTCCAACACGGACTGTCGTCATCTGGACTCAGCACGTACGGGCCCGCCGACTGGGTGACCGCCGGCCGGACGATCCTGATCGGTGCCGTCGCCGCCCTCGTGGTCGACGGCATCCAGCGCACCCCGCCGGTCGCGATGGTGGTCGGGCTGGTGGTCGTCGCGCTGCTGCTCGACGGCGTCGACGGGCAGGTCGCCCGACGCACCGGCACCACCTCGGCGTTCGGCGCGCGGTTCGACATGGAGGCCGACTCGTTCCTGGTGCTGGTGCTCAGTGCGTACGTGGCACACACGGCCGGCTGGTGGGTGCTCGCGATCGGCGCGATGCGCTACGCGTTCCTGGCCGGCATCTGGTCGACCCGCTGGATGCGCGGCACGCTGCCGCCCCGCTACTGGCGCAAGGTGGTCGCCGCGACGCAGGGCATCGCCCTGGTCACCGCGACCGCCGGCGTGTTGCCGTTCCGGCCCACCCTGGTGCTGCTGCTGATCGCCTTCGCGCTGCTGCTCGAGTCGTTCGGCCGTGATGTTGTCTGGCTGTGGCGGGACGGTCACCCGGTCACCCGTACCCGGGTGATCGGTAGGCTCCTGCCTCGTGAATGA
- a CDS encoding lysylphosphatidylglycerol synthase transmembrane domain-containing protein, with the protein MTKAQIWGWVRLAGGAALLGVLVWRLGSGPFLDGIRGVNATALGTAFGLGVVTTVACAYRWALVARALGVTLPLREAVGAYYRAQFLNTTLPGGVVGDVHRAVRHGKDIGDVALGVRAVVVERMAGFVVTIALSVVTLAIFPSPVRKHMPLAVAAIGVVALVAYVIKGRFRLRTGLASPGTGIGVVVTTAVVLAGHLITFLVAARTAGATAPLRLLAPLTLLALLAMALPCNIAGWGPREGVAAWAFGAAGLTSGQGVSTAVVFGVLALVASLPGAVVLVLRWADGRRAAEKPVMLEPDGDTGVQRQLEYSHG; encoded by the coding sequence GTGACCAAGGCGCAGATCTGGGGCTGGGTCCGGCTCGCCGGCGGTGCCGCCCTGCTCGGCGTGCTGGTCTGGCGGCTGGGCAGCGGACCGTTCCTCGACGGCATCCGCGGCGTCAACGCGACCGCGCTCGGCACCGCCTTCGGCCTCGGCGTGGTGACCACGGTCGCGTGCGCCTACCGGTGGGCGCTGGTGGCCCGGGCGCTGGGCGTGACGCTGCCGCTGCGCGAGGCGGTCGGCGCCTACTACCGGGCCCAGTTCCTCAACACCACGCTGCCCGGCGGCGTGGTCGGTGACGTGCACCGGGCGGTCCGGCACGGCAAGGACATCGGTGACGTCGCCCTGGGCGTACGCGCGGTCGTGGTCGAACGGATGGCCGGCTTCGTGGTGACGATCGCCCTGTCGGTGGTCACGCTGGCCATCTTCCCGTCGCCGGTGCGCAAGCACATGCCGCTGGCCGTCGCCGCGATCGGCGTCGTGGCCCTGGTGGCCTACGTGATCAAGGGCAGGTTCCGGCTGCGCACCGGGCTCGCCTCGCCGGGCACCGGCATCGGCGTGGTGGTCACGACGGCCGTCGTGCTCGCCGGCCACCTGATCACCTTCCTGGTCGCGGCCCGGACGGCCGGCGCGACCGCGCCGCTGCGCCTGCTGGCCCCGCTGACCCTGCTCGCGCTGCTGGCCATGGCGCTGCCCTGCAACATCGCCGGCTGGGGACCCCGCGAAGGCGTCGCCGCCTGGGCCTTCGGTGCGGCCGGGCTGACCTCCGGCCAGGGGGTCTCCACGGCGGTCGTATTCGGCGTGTTGGCCCTGGTCGCGAGCCTGCCGGGGGCCGTGGTGCTGGTGCTGCGTTGGGCGGACGGTAGGCGCGCGGCCGAGAAACCGGTAATGCTGGAGCCTGACGGGGACACCGGTGTCCAGCGGCAATTGGAGTACAGCCATGGCTGA
- a CDS encoding sulfatase — protein sequence MKSRILTGLAAFFVLVLLLLPDDYASLSPWGIVVIPLEALVGVAVVVLLPARARTIVGIVAGVLLGAVSILKVLDLGFGVTLSRQFDPLSDWSLFRAAEEWLSESFGKPGAIGAVIGAILLALAIPVLATLSILRLSRVVAVRKTLALRVVAVLGVVWVALAVLGVHVVPGVPIAGRETASAAYGHAAQLREDISDQAAYAKEEATDAYRDVPSDQLLQGLRGKDVIFAFVESYGRDAVNYPQTASLLASRSQQLTAAGFQTRSGWLTSSTIGGGSWLAHSTFQSGLWINSQRRYGKFTEGSRYTLTSAFDKAGWRTVAVMPANRRDWPEGKVYGFDKEYDDRTLGYKGQGYAFSSIPDQFTMQSFQRSELAQPLNARKPVMAEIDLLSSHAPWEPVPPMMDWDALGDGSTYPGNEGKGGNPDAINNEDVSKVQDNYRRTVEYSVDSLVSYMEKYGNDNTVMVMLGDHQPSPVITGPNPNRDVPITVIAKDPKVIPKIESWGWEPGLAPSANAPVWRMDAFRDKFFAAFAKP from the coding sequence GTGAAAAGCCGCATCCTCACCGGGCTGGCCGCCTTCTTCGTGCTGGTCCTGCTGCTCCTCCCCGACGACTACGCCTCGCTGAGCCCGTGGGGCATCGTGGTGATCCCGCTGGAGGCACTGGTCGGCGTCGCCGTCGTGGTGCTGCTGCCGGCCCGGGCCCGCACCATCGTCGGCATCGTCGCCGGCGTGCTCCTCGGCGCGGTCAGCATCCTCAAGGTGCTCGACCTAGGCTTCGGCGTCACGCTGTCGCGCCAGTTCGACCCCCTCTCCGACTGGTCGCTGTTCCGCGCCGCGGAGGAGTGGCTATCCGAGTCGTTCGGCAAGCCCGGCGCGATCGGTGCCGTCATCGGTGCCATCCTGCTCGCGCTGGCGATCCCGGTGCTGGCGACGCTGTCGATCCTGCGGCTGTCCCGCGTGGTGGCCGTGCGGAAGACCCTGGCGCTGCGGGTCGTCGCGGTGCTCGGGGTGGTCTGGGTCGCGCTGGCCGTGCTGGGCGTGCACGTAGTGCCGGGGGTGCCGATCGCGGGGCGGGAAACCGCGTCGGCCGCCTATGGGCACGCCGCCCAACTGCGTGAGGACATCAGCGATCAGGCGGCGTACGCCAAGGAAGAGGCCACCGACGCCTACCGCGACGTACCCTCTGATCAGCTTTTGCAGGGCTTGCGCGGCAAAGACGTGATCTTCGCGTTCGTCGAGAGCTACGGCCGCGACGCGGTCAACTACCCGCAGACGGCTTCGCTGCTGGCTTCCCGGTCACAGCAGTTGACCGCGGCGGGCTTCCAGACCCGCAGCGGCTGGCTCACGTCGTCGACCATCGGCGGCGGGAGCTGGCTCGCCCACTCGACATTCCAATCTGGACTATGGATCAACAGCCAGCGACGGTACGGGAAATTCACCGAAGGCTCGCGCTACACCCTGACGTCGGCGTTCGACAAGGCCGGCTGGCGCACGGTCGCGGTGATGCCGGCCAACCGGCGCGACTGGCCCGAGGGCAAGGTCTACGGTTTCGACAAGGAATACGACGACCGCACCCTCGGCTACAAGGGCCAGGGTTACGCGTTCTCGTCGATTCCCGACCAGTTCACCATGCAGTCGTTCCAGCGGTCGGAACTCGCGCAGCCGCTGAACGCCCGCAAGCCGGTGATGGCCGAGATCGACCTGCTGTCCAGCCACGCGCCGTGGGAGCCGGTGCCGCCGATGATGGACTGGGACGCGCTGGGCGACGGTTCCACCTACCCAGGCAATGAAGGCAAGGGCGGCAACCCGGACGCGATCAACAACGAAGACGTCAGCAAGGTCCAGGACAACTACCGCCGCACGGTCGAGTATTCGGTCGACAGCCTGGTGTCCTATATGGAGAAATACGGTAACGACAACACGGTGATGGTGATGCTCGGCGACCACCAGCCGTCGCCCGTCATCACCGGCCCCAACCCCAACCGCGACGTGCCGATCACGGTGATCGCCAAGGACCCGAAGGTGATCCCGAAGATCGAAAGCTGGGGCTGGGAACCAGGCCTCGCCCCGTCGGCGAACGCGCCGGTCTGGCGAATGGACGCGTTCCGCGACAAGTTCTTCGCGGCCTTCGCCAAGCCCTGA
- a CDS encoding RibD family protein — translation MAERPYILLSCAMSIDGYVNDCGDERLLLSNEADFLRVDEVRAGCDAILVGAETLRRDNPRLVVKSPEHRDARVARGEHPSPRKVTVTEGGGLDAEAEFFQSGEAEKLVYCASSTVDQAQARLGRHATIVDGGQPVNLRRVTEDLYARGVGRLMVEGGSTIHTQFLTEELADELHLVVAPFFVGDAKAPRFVGEGEFPWSQERRATLAEVRQVGDVVLLRYALSSRFGTV, via the coding sequence ATGGCTGAGCGGCCTTACATCCTGCTGAGCTGCGCCATGTCGATCGACGGCTATGTCAACGACTGCGGCGACGAGCGCCTGCTGCTCTCCAACGAGGCCGACTTCCTGCGGGTCGACGAGGTCCGGGCCGGCTGCGACGCGATCCTGGTCGGCGCCGAGACGCTCCGCCGCGACAACCCCCGCCTGGTGGTGAAGTCGCCGGAGCACCGCGACGCCCGGGTGGCCCGCGGCGAGCACCCCTCGCCGCGCAAGGTGACCGTCACCGAGGGCGGCGGGCTCGACGCCGAAGCCGAGTTCTTCCAGTCGGGCGAGGCGGAGAAGCTGGTCTACTGCGCGAGCTCCACAGTGGATCAGGCGCAGGCGCGGCTGGGCCGGCACGCCACCATCGTCGATGGCGGCCAGCCGGTCAACCTCCGCCGGGTCACCGAAGACCTTTACGCTCGCGGTGTCGGCCGGCTGATGGTCGAGGGGGGCAGCACCATCCACACCCAGTTCCTGACCGAAGAGCTCGCCGACGAGCTGCACCTCGTGGTGGCGCCGTTCTTCGTCGGCGACGCCAAGGCACCCCGCTTCGTCGGCGAAGGGGAGTTCCCCTGGAGCCAGGAGCGCCGGGCGACACTGGCCGAGGTCCGCCAGGTCGGCGACGTGGTGCTGCTGCGCTACGCGCTCTCGTCCCGGTTCGGCACCGTCTGA
- a CDS encoding VOC family protein has translation MIRMIGRLYNVVIDCPDPPALAGFYSELLGMPVVHKREGWVVISDDRIRIAFQMAPGLRQPHWPDPERPQQMHLDVMVDDIDRASAQALALGAKRLPGDGADFRVFEDPAGHPFCLVFEV, from the coding sequence ATGATCCGCATGATCGGCCGCCTCTACAACGTCGTGATCGACTGTCCGGATCCGCCCGCTCTGGCCGGGTTCTACAGCGAGTTGCTGGGCATGCCCGTGGTGCACAAGCGGGAGGGCTGGGTGGTGATCTCCGATGACCGCATCCGGATCGCCTTCCAGATGGCGCCCGGGCTGCGCCAACCGCACTGGCCCGACCCGGAGCGGCCGCAGCAGATGCACCTCGACGTGATGGTCGACGACATCGACCGGGCCTCGGCGCAGGCTCTCGCGCTGGGCGCGAAGCGGTTGCCTGGTGACGGTGCGGATTTCCGGGTTTTCGAGGATCCGGCCGGGCATCCCTTCTGTCTGGTCTTCGAGGTCTGA